One part of the Mya arenaria isolate MELC-2E11 chromosome 3, ASM2691426v1 genome encodes these proteins:
- the LOC128227602 gene encoding alpha-(1,3)-fucosyltransferase C-like, which produces MSSLSCIVMIKRGNKFIFIGLAVVCIFVFVPHYMSGEAVPRRLDMLTRADGRAVVSDPAERLLLYWKPFNGDGFLKAEQNCLKSCPVKCNITDDKNMFYEADLINYHLTDLWPDNWHIDTTKTIEFPAYRRKEQIWVLTNQEPPSNLFGNLRVFNKLFNWTMWYRTDSVVPFQYGWSVALTEDESSSSSKDLERRNFYREKSRNITGRISNCGDASRRYRLVHKMQQHLDIDMYGGCYSKKCYHENCNQPLEEYRFYLAFENSLCTDYVTEKYWDAISRDQIPIVNWEYQHVKNVVIPNSFISVHDYGDIESFVDYLEQVMTNETLYNSYFDWRRHFRVERRCSSCLLCQHLYADTSRRVVADLEGWVRADICPKVQELNKLVLDIDRRLFEWGI; this is translated from the coding sequence ATGTCGAGTCTTTCCTGCATTGTAATGATAAAGCGTGGCAACAAATTTATATTCATAGGACTAGCAGTggtatgcatttttgtttttgttcctCATTACATGAGTGGAGAGGCTGTTCCCCGTAGGTTGGACATGTTGACGCGGGCGGACGGACGGGCTGTTGTAAGTGATCCAGCGGAAAGGCTACTACTTTATTGGAAGCCATTTAATGGAGATGGATTTTTAAAAGCAGAACAGAACTGTTTGAAATCGTGTCCAGTGAAATGTAACATAACAGATGACAAAAACATGTTCTATGAAGCTGATTTAATCAATTACCACTTGACGGATTTATGGCCGGACAACTGGCACATCGATACAACAAAGACGATTGAATTTCCGGCATATCGCCGAAAGGAACAGATATGGGTGCTAACTAACCAAGAGCCTCCTTCAAACTTGTTTGGAAATCTCCGGGTTTTTAATAAACTGTTTAACTGGACTATGTGGTACCGAACTGATTCAGTGGTTCCTTTCCAGTATGGTTGGTCAGTTGCTTTGACAGAAGATGAGTCGTCCAGTTCATCAAAAGATTTGGAAAGACGTAACTTTTACCGAGAGAAAAGTAGAAACATTACTGGTAGGATAAGTAACTGTGGGGACGCCTCGAGGAGATACAGACTGGTTCACAAAATGCAACAACATCTAGATATCGATATGTATGGCGGATGTTACTCCAAAAAATGCTATCATGAAAACTGCAACCAACCTTTAGAAGAATACCGATTCTACCTAGCCTTTGAAAACTCACTTTGCACTGATTATGTCACTGAAAAATACTGGGATGCTATAAGTAGGGATCAAATTCCAATTGTTAACTGGGAATATCAGCATGTGAAAAATGTAGTTATTCCTAATTCTTTTATCAGTGTTCATGACTATGGAGACATCGAGTCTTTCGTTGACTACTTAGAACAGGTGATGACAAATGAAACTCTTTACAATAGTTATTTCGACTGGCGACGCCACTTCCGGGTTGAGCGGCGCTGCTCTAGTTGCCTGCTGTGCCAGCACCTGTACGCAGATACCTCGAGACGGGTTGTGGCCGACCTTGAAGGCTGGGTACGCGCGGACATATGTCCCAAAGTACAG